In a single window of the Caldisericota bacterium genome:
- a CDS encoding pyridoxal phosphate-dependent aminotransferase: MKISQLAQRAGTETAFEVLVKAKALEKQGKSIVHLEIGEPDFNTPENIKQAGIKAIQENFTHYSPSQGILELREAVAEHISSTRNIPVSPDEVVITPGGKDIIFLTALALLNPGDEAIYPNPGYPIYESAIKIAGATPVPMALLEENDFAFDKEQFKNLITPKTRLIVVNSPGNPTGGILSPDDLQFIADIAIENDIMILSDEIYSRIIYDGAFYSIASIPGMKERTIILDGFSKTYAMTGWRLGYGVMNKDVAQTITKLVTNSDSCVATFVQMAGVEALRGPQDEPEKMRKIYEERRNIIIDGLNEIPGVSVKMPKGAFYALANTKSFGKTSKELGDYLLYEGGAATLPGTSFGKYGEGYIRFSYATSKEIIKEGLKRVKEALAQL, translated from the coding sequence ATGAAAATATCACAATTGGCACAACGGGCTGGCACAGAAACAGCTTTTGAAGTGCTTGTAAAAGCAAAGGCATTAGAAAAACAGGGAAAAAGCATCGTCCACCTTGAAATTGGAGAGCCTGATTTTAACACACCAGAAAACATAAAACAGGCAGGAATTAAAGCAATCCAAGAGAACTTCACGCATTATTCACCCTCGCAAGGCATACTTGAATTGAGAGAAGCAGTAGCAGAACACATATCCTCCACCAGAAACATCCCTGTATCCCCAGATGAAGTGGTAATAACTCCAGGCGGAAAAGACATTATTTTCCTTACAGCACTTGCGCTGCTTAACCCCGGGGACGAAGCAATCTACCCAAACCCGGGATACCCGATCTATGAATCGGCAATAAAAATAGCAGGCGCTACTCCTGTCCCAATGGCACTTCTGGAAGAAAATGATTTTGCTTTTGATAAAGAGCAGTTTAAAAATCTCATCACTCCCAAAACACGCCTCATTGTTGTCAACTCCCCCGGTAATCCAACAGGAGGAATTCTTTCACCGGACGACCTTCAATTTATAGCAGACATTGCAATAGAAAATGACATTATGATTCTTTCCGATGAAATATACTCAAGAATTATCTATGACGGAGCATTTTACAGTATTGCGTCCATACCCGGGATGAAAGAAAGAACAATCATACTGGACGGTTTTTCAAAAACATACGCAATGACCGGATGGAGATTAGGGTACGGCGTAATGAATAAAGATGTTGCGCAAACAATAACCAAGCTCGTAACTAACTCCGATTCCTGCGTTGCTACATTTGTGCAGATGGCAGGCGTAGAAGCGCTCCGTGGCCCACAAGACGAACCAGAAAAAATGAGAAAAATATACGAAGAAAGAAGAAACATCATTATAGACGGATTGAATGAAATTCCCGGTGTCTCAGTGAAAATGCCAAAAGGTGCATTCTATGCGCTGGCAAATACCAAATCCTTCGGGAAAACTTCAAAAGAATTGGGTGATTATCTTCTTTATGAAGGAGGGGCAGCTACCCTTCCAGGGACATCTTTTGGAAAATACGGGGAAGGGTACATCAGATTTTCATATGCAACTTCAAAAGAGATTATAAAAGAAGGGTTAAAAAGAGTAAAAGAAGCATTAGCACAACTGTAA
- the gcvT gene encoding glycine cleavage system aminomethyltransferase GcvT codes for MSELKRTPLYVVHKKLGSKLVPFGGWDMPVQYTSITEEHINVRENVGIFDVSHMGEIEIRGKDALHYTSYLVTNSVEKMHNGKVKYTPMCYPDGGEVDDLFVYKISDDFVLLVVNASNYEKDLDWVLQNKKGFDVDILGKSFEYGEVAVQGPKAEELLSPFFDGEMPLTELGYFKSMYGELFGKRVLVSHTGYTGENGFEVYSDKDDIVYLWNEIIEKGKKFHILPAGLGARDTLRFEVAYWLYGNDIDKTTNPLEAGQGFAVKFKKGDYIGKEALTKIKEQGLNRKFTGLYIAGGGIPRHGMEVRKNSKKIGYITSGNYCPYLKKIHAMAYIDLPFAEKGSKVDIVIREKRAEAEIIGLPFLEPRAGKKKST; via the coding sequence GTGAGTGAACTTAAGAGAACTCCGCTATATGTAGTACACAAAAAATTAGGCAGCAAGTTAGTACCATTTGGCGGATGGGATATGCCTGTTCAGTACACAAGCATCACAGAAGAGCATATCAACGTGAGAGAAAACGTGGGAATATTTGATGTGTCTCATATGGGAGAGATTGAAATTCGCGGAAAAGATGCACTGCACTATACAAGCTATCTTGTAACAAATTCTGTGGAAAAAATGCATAACGGAAAAGTAAAATACACACCGATGTGCTATCCGGATGGAGGAGAAGTAGACGACCTGTTTGTCTATAAAATTAGTGATGATTTTGTCCTCCTAGTCGTCAATGCCAGCAATTACGAAAAAGATCTTGATTGGGTACTGCAAAACAAAAAAGGTTTTGATGTTGACATTCTCGGAAAAAGTTTTGAATATGGAGAAGTGGCAGTGCAAGGACCAAAAGCAGAAGAATTGCTGAGTCCATTTTTTGATGGAGAGATGCCGTTAACTGAACTGGGGTATTTTAAGTCAATGTATGGGGAACTGTTCGGAAAAAGGGTGCTCGTCTCGCACACAGGCTACACCGGAGAAAATGGATTTGAAGTTTACAGCGATAAAGACGATATTGTGTATCTCTGGAATGAAATTATCGAGAAAGGAAAAAAGTTTCACATCCTGCCAGCAGGGCTCGGAGCACGAGATACGCTGCGCTTTGAAGTGGCATACTGGCTGTACGGAAATGATATAGACAAAACAACTAATCCGCTCGAAGCAGGACAGGGATTTGCTGTAAAGTTCAAAAAGGGTGATTATATAGGAAAAGAAGCTCTAACAAAAATTAAAGAACAGGGTCTCAACCGGAAATTCACAGGCCTCTACATTGCAGGTGGAGGAATTCCAAGACACGGCATGGAAGTCCGGAAGAACAGCAAAAAAATAGGGTATATCACTTCTGGAAATTACTGTCCGTACTTAAAAAAAATTCATGCGATGGCATACATAGATTTACCATTCGCAGAAAAAGGTAGCAAAGTAGATATTGTTATAAGAGAAAAAAGAGCAGAAGCAGAAATTATAGGGCTCCCATTTCTTGAACCAAGAGCAGGAAAAAAGAAATCTACTTGA
- the hutI gene encoding imidazolonepropionase codes for MEQPIIPDILIFNAGKLVTMSPEQSEEESDLEKNLGIIRNGAVAIKNGKIVAVGYESKILKSIKIGKDTKQIDAERKVVMPGFVDPHTHLVFEGTREKEFLMRQQGIPNAHILKEENTGIISTVRWTRKAVFEKLLETSKVHLSELVNWGITTVEIKSGYGLNLEEEIKILKVAKYLKEYTYVNIKSTVLAAHIIPPEYHMRDEKYVDLVINDIIPIIAKNGLADFNDVYCEKGAFTRNQAKRILKAGSRNNLIPKIHADEMSDAGGAEVAAAVQAISADHLIHARDEGLKKMQEAGVIAVLLPITIFSLGSDVYADARKMIDMGLTVAIGTDYNPGTSMCTSMPLVISFAVVKLKMTIEEALYAATLNAAKAIDMDKEVGSIEVGKRANINILSIRKIEEMPYRIGENYVETVISNGEILK; via the coding sequence ATGGAACAACCTATTATTCCCGATATATTAATATTCAATGCAGGGAAGCTCGTCACGATGTCTCCCGAACAATCCGAAGAAGAATCTGACTTAGAAAAAAACCTTGGCATAATAAGAAATGGCGCAGTAGCAATAAAGAATGGGAAAATTGTTGCAGTAGGGTATGAGAGCAAAATATTAAAATCCATAAAAATTGGCAAAGATACAAAACAGATAGATGCAGAAAGAAAAGTTGTAATGCCTGGCTTTGTGGATCCTCACACGCATCTTGTATTTGAAGGGACAAGAGAAAAAGAATTTCTTATGAGACAACAAGGAATACCAAATGCTCACATCCTGAAGGAAGAAAATACAGGTATCATATCAACAGTAAGATGGACAAGAAAAGCTGTATTTGAAAAGCTGCTTGAAACTTCAAAAGTACATCTTTCCGAGCTCGTCAACTGGGGAATAACGACTGTAGAAATAAAAAGCGGGTATGGGTTGAACTTAGAAGAAGAAATTAAAATCCTGAAGGTCGCAAAATACCTCAAAGAATACACATATGTCAACATAAAATCTACTGTGCTTGCCGCGCACATTATCCCTCCTGAATATCATATGCGAGATGAAAAATATGTAGACCTTGTGATAAACGACATTATCCCGATTATTGCAAAAAATGGACTTGCAGACTTTAACGACGTGTACTGCGAAAAGGGAGCGTTCACAAGAAATCAGGCAAAGCGTATTTTAAAAGCAGGGTCAAGAAATAACCTTATCCCAAAAATACATGCAGACGAAATGAGTGATGCCGGAGGCGCGGAAGTGGCAGCAGCCGTCCAGGCAATATCGGCAGATCACCTTATACACGCAAGAGATGAAGGCCTGAAAAAAATGCAAGAAGCGGGCGTCATTGCCGTACTTTTGCCTATTACAATATTCTCCTTAGGAAGCGATGTTTATGCAGATGCAAGAAAAATGATAGACATGGGGCTCACCGTGGCAATAGGCACGGATTACAACCCTGGAACATCTATGTGCACCTCGATGCCGCTAGTTATATCCTTTGCAGTGGTAAAACTGAAAATGACAATAGAAGAAGCCTTATACGCCGCTACTCTTAATGCGGCAAAAGCAATCGATATGGATAAGGAAGTGGGGAGCATCGAAGTAGGGAAAAGGGCAAATATCAATATTTTGTCCATAAGAAAGATTGAGGAGATGCCGTACAGAATCGGGGAAAATTACGTTGAAACAGTCATTTCAAATGGTGAGATATTAAAATAA